The DNA segment GGTATTGAAGATGATGAATATCCAGAATCCTGGATCACCAGCAAAAACTGCAGTTCCTCTAATTTTAGGGTTTGGGTCATCAGAGCTATATAGACCTCCCGGTACAGTAAAACCAGCTGCAAATGACACTGTCATCAACAACGCTGCAACAATCAAAAATGCCTCACGGGTGTCTTTTTCAGACAGTGATTTGCGTTGAAAATCAGAGGTGTCTTTTTCAGGCTGTGGTTGGCGTTGAGAATGCAACATGTGATTTACAGGGACTCCAGCTCCTTTTGATAACTCCATGGATAAAATCTAGCCACAtgaaaatattgtaaaatttcaaagtagaaaaGCAGAggtaaacataaaataaaaaataattatgcataTATAGTCAAGCAGTAGAATTTCATGTTGTGATTGAATATACaataatagattaaaattaaataatataaatcacAAGAGtttaatagattattttttttaaatgaccaAAAAGAGAATAATTCTATAATGGGGATcaacaaattattaaaacatAGGATTCATTATCGTTAcatctcattttatttaattaaattttatcttttctatcCATAGAAACATGTTAATCTACTTATAATGAAGTCAAGATGAAGCACATACCTCTCTTCCACGCAACATTGGATGTTCAAAGGTCTTACTGATATCACCAGCCGTTAAACCGTCTTCATTCGTGAGATTCAGATCAGTCCTCTTATCCTCTGTGATCAAGCTGATAACTTGCTGAAATAAATTTTTGGAAGCCAAATGCAATGGAGTGTTCCCATCATAGTCTTTCTGGTTTATATGTAGATCACCAGTGTTGCAATTTCCTAGTAGGTATTCTACCACATTATCTCTTCCATTCTTTGCCGCAATGTGAAGAATGTTTTGACCCTTTTGATTGAGGAGAACATAAGGATTAATGGGCCATCCGGATCCAGGTTCAAAGAATTCTTTTACCATCTCAACACAACCCCTTTTGCAAGCAAGATGAAGGGGAAGATGGCCCTTCTTGTTTCGTTCCAAGGCAGTTTGATCCAATTTATTTAGcaatgaatttttaaataaaatacgaAATCCGTCAACATAACCAATGTCAACTGCATAATGAAGGGGAGTATTTCCGTCTTCATCCCTTAAATAAACTAGCTCAGGCCTTATTTCTATTATCGCTTGTATCATAACTACAATAGAACAaatcaaagtaaaataaattagttagaTCTTGTTTCTGGACATGATtaaacaatattaaatatttttgttgttgatgtatgtttttattcttctcATTTATATTTAGTTGAATGAGTTAGGAATATTGTGATGATTCATGTTTTGTATTATGGGATGATAAACGAATTATGTTGAAATTGTAgatatcttatttaaaaattaaaggtcTTATCTTAACTTAGGAGAATAATATGAGAACCGAGACATGTCAAAAGAGTAATCAATGATTAGATTTTAATGTGAACGAGTTATTAAGAAGATCAAATTAGAATTACAtgtcttcataaaaaaatgtagtGCTAGatgttattaacaaataattttagtttcacCTAATTTGGACTTATGTAActctatatataaaagaatttgtAAGCAAAGGTCAAACTGTCAAGATTCTACAATCAATTTGTATTCTTCCTAAATATTGTGTCTACATTTCACAAAGGTCATAGAGGTGTAGCATAAAGTGATAGaagtaaattcaaattttaaggaTGTTGAATAAAGTATCATCGCGTGAAATGTCATAGTATGAAGGAAAGCCGTCAagaaatcaaaaatcaattatatgttACAAATGATATTAGAGTAAACTTCTTTTTCAATACAATGAGGTTCGAGAAAGAATCAGGCAAAAGCTGGTGAACATATAAcactttaaaaaattcataccaGAAAGGGATCTAGAGACTGTATAGTTATGAGACTATATGGTTGATGATTACTTAAAAATTTCACTGTTAAGTTGTTAGGCTTGAAAAAATTTCGGGATGGATAACATTCTAGGAAATTTGTTATAAAGCATGTAAGCGAGAACAAAATATGTTGAATTGATTGTGGGGTCAGTCATTTTAGTTTGTGGGGTCAGTCATCCATCATAAAAAATAGGTAGAATTGATTGTTAAGGTCttggaaaaatttatttacattgaAGTATTCATACCAATAAGAGTGTTGAGTGGATTGTCACAGTGTGAAGTGCAGTAACTTAGAGaagtaaaaaaatcatgaatgatATAAGTTATCctttaaataaaataggttgataaaattatatggTTATCTAACTAATTTTGAGCAAAAATGAGATTAGATAATTTCATCATAAATAATTGGTGGAATTTTCTTATGTACTACTTTAAATAGTTATTTGCATGTATTAAACAATTCCTAAACTTATTAGACCCGAATTAGTTAGCAAGTTGATTCATaggctttatatatatatatacacacaaaaaataagTCTATGGACTTACCTTTGAATCGGAAGACTTCAACTTTATTTAACCCATGACTAGTTTTGCCTAACCTAATTGCGAATAATACGGATTGGTATAAACATATTTGTCTAATTCTATTTACAAGTTTATTTATCAAGTACttaattcttgtaaaaaaaaagtatttaattggaaactaaatttttattcaaacaatggACCATAAATCAAGCACTTTAATATTCACTTAGTCCcatcataattattataattattgtgtaaaaaaatactttaaaataattactattttagttttttaatatgaCATTAATTTTTTCACATATAATGTTAATAATAGGCTTAAATACATTTGAGATCttagagatatatatatatatataaaatttgttttaaatatttaataatttttttcattacacTAGAtgtatgatatattaaaaattttgttcaaaatttATGTGGTTAAATGATGTCATCTCAATAACACTGTcaatatatatcaattattagAATAATATCTTATCATTATGACAAGATTCTGAATAAAACTATTAATATATAAGAGATTcaacaaaaattgaatatattctAAGGacctaaaaattatttaagccttaataatattaatgataaataataaaattcttaaataaattaatgataatataacattaatctcttatcatttaaaataatagtaatttggTGTAAGGAAGgattacctcttttttgatgcTGTATAGCTGTGTGGAGTGGAGAACTTCGACGACACTGTGAAAGCGGCTGGTCCGCAGGTAATGGAATTTGCAACAGAAGTGAGAGAATTTGCTCATTACCATTCACCACTGCCGAACACAGTGGTGATCTCTTTGACTTGTTCAAACAATGGACTACAGCCTTATCCTGGTCGAAAATCTCTTTAACCACATCAACATCCCCACTGTAGACAGCCTCGTGCAAAGGAGTATTCCCACATTCATTTGTTTCTCTTGTtatctttttatctttcatCTCATCATATGTTGACTGCTTTGTGGCATATTGGGAGAGAATCAACTTGACTGTCTCATATTTCTTAGACCTCGCAGCAACATGAAGTGGAGTGTCACCTCTTACATTTCTCCTAATTAGAAGCAAAGGAAAGAGATCACAAATCCTCCCCACAATCATTTCTTTCCCCAAATCTGCTGCCACATGAAGCAGTGAATCACCTGCTATGGTGACTTTATCAAAAACATCAGACAAACGTAGCTTATTTTCCTCAGATTGTTGCTTCAACACCATAACAAAGCTAGCACCATGTCCTTCTTTAACAGCTTCATACAACTTGTAAATCATAGCTTTTCCAACAATTTCCTTATGCAGTAGTCCCACTTGTGAAGCTGTATCAACATCAATTCTCAGTTGGTCCATAATTTACGTATGCTAAGCGATTAAGGTTGTAATGTAATTGCACAGCTGAGAGCTCACAATACCTGTAGTTGGTAGTATTAATCAAGCTAGGAGTGTACGTGGGAGTagtaaatgaattaaataattaaaatatattatttttattaatgaattaaataattaattggcATCTATCATTATCGATCAAAGGATGGGGTGTGTGAGTGTAAATGGATATGGTATATGGTATTGGTTGGTAGAAAATTCTTGGTTGAAGTGAAGTCAATTTTTCACTTAGTCTACTTCCATTCCCACGCCGCCATCTTAGACTCTTCGTTTGTGACAGCCTGGCAAGACAATGGCAAAGACTTTAACaagtcaatttttgttttttttttttctcaaagacAGAGACCTCTTGAACTCTTCCAGCAATAAATGATTTGTTCTTCTGTACAATCAAACCTAATAATGATCAAGCATTTTATCGCATGTTTAATTTAAgggatataattatttttcatataccATATGTTGGTTCCTATTTAACATATTTATgcacaaatttataattattatgatgGATGATATATAGATGCAAAATAaagcataatatatattttagaatttaaataagTTGAGATAAAATCATATACTTATTAATATTCACTTTATCTaaacataaacatatatattcaCTTCCAGGTTTTTTTTGGTTCGTTTAGATTGTTTTTTGGTTCTTGAAAACTTCCAGTTACTTATATCTAGttcgtatattttttttcaggAAAAAAGAAACCCAATAAAATGAAGTAAATTTGTAAGTTGTGCGCTGTGTTTTATTTCAATGCTTAGTGTCTtagtgattaattaattaatgaagtaaatatatatatatatatatatatatatatatatataagtaaacgttgattacttttattttatttaatgagattatgttaaaaatattcttcatttaataatgaataatttatgtttgatgTCAAATTTTAAGGATAATTTTTGGTTATTCATAACATGGGCATGCCATATTTTGGTCTTGTT comes from the Glycine soja cultivar W05 chromosome 6, ASM419377v2, whole genome shotgun sequence genome and includes:
- the LOC114417213 gene encoding protein ACCELERATED CELL DEATH 6-like, whose amino-acid sequence is MDQLRIDVDTASQVGLLHKEIVGKAMIYKLYEAVKEGHGASFVMVLKQQSEENKLRLSDVFDKVTIAGDSLLHVAADLGKEMIVGRICDLFPLLLIRRNVRGDTPLHVAARSKKYETVKLILSQYATKQSTYDEMKDKKITRETNECGNTPLHEAVYSGDVDVVKEIFDQDKAVVHCLNKSKRSPLCSAVVNGNEQILSLLLQIPLPADQPLSQCRRSSPLHTAIQHQKRVMIQAIIEIRPELVYLRDEDGNTPLHYAVDIGYVDGFRILFKNSLLNKLDQTALERNKKGHLPLHLACKRGCVEMVKEFFEPGSGWPINPYVLLNQKGQNILHIAAKNGRDNVVEYLLGNCNTGDLHINQKDYDGNTPLHLASKNLFQQVISLITEDKRTDLNLTNEDGLTAGDISKTFEHPMLRGREILSMELSKGAGVPVNHMLHSQRQPQPEKDTSDFQRKSLSEKDTREAFLIVAALLMTVSFAAGFTVPGGLYSSDDPNPKIRGTAVFAGDPGFWIFIIFNTITMYSSAMACGLLSVGIVNQSKLTRNIHFPHLFLTCAFLAASVAFLSAVALVVASNRLLAGATILIGAFHYILYIFLIK